One Candidatus Bathyarchaeota archaeon genomic window, TTTAAACCAAACCACAAAAAACATACAAACACCCGCAAAAAGAGAGACACAACATGACCAAACAAATCCCACCAAACACATACTTCATGCAAGGAAACCAAGCATGCGCAGAAGCAGCCATCACAGCCGGATGCAAATTCTTCGCCGGATACCCAATCACACCAGCAACCGAAATAGCAGAACACCTAGCAAAAAGACTACCACAAACAGGCGGAATAGCCATACAAATGGAAGACGAACTAGCCGCACTAAGCGCAGTCATAGGCGCAAGCTGGGCAGGAGCAAAAGCAATGACAGCCACATCAGGACCAGGATTCAGCCTCATGCAAGAAAACATAGGGTATGCGTTCATGACAGAAACCCCATGCGTAATCGCAAACATCCAAAGAGCAGGCCCAAGCACAGGACAAGCAACAAAATGTGCACAAGGAGACGTAATGCAAACACGCTGGGGCACACACGGCGACTACACCCCAATCGTACTCTCACCAAACTCCGTACAAGAAATGTACAACCTCACCATCAGAGCATTCAATCTAGCGGAGACACATCGAACACCAGTCATACTACTTGCAGACGAAATCATCGCCCACATGAGAGAAAAAATCACCATACCACCATCAAACAAAATCAAAATAATCAACCGAAAAAAACCCAAAAAAACAGACAAAACATTCTTCAACACAGAAGAAATACCACCAATGCCCTCAGTAGGAGACGGCTTCAATGTGCCAGTAACAGGCTCAACCCACAACAAACATGGACACCGCTACACCGCAGACCCAAATGTACACAGACAACTCGTCGAAAGACTAGCTGAGAAAATAAACAAAAACGCAAATCAAATCATAAACTTTGAAAGCCACAACATCGAAAACTGCGAAATCATCATCATCTCATACGGATGCACCTCACGCGCCGTACACGAAACAATAGAACTCGCCGAAAAAAGAGGAATAAACGCAGGATCAATCCGACTAAAGACCCTGTGGCCCTTCCCAGAAAAAATCATTCAAACTATAGCCAAAAACGCAAAAATGATATTCGTACCGGAAATGAATCTACGACAAATCTTCTACGAAGTAGAAAGAACAGTACACGGCGCCGTACCCGTTCTCCCAATAAACAAAATCGGCGGCGGAGAAATGATAACCCCCGAAGAACTACTAACAAAAATCACCAAAAGCGTGAACAACATTGAATAAGTTTTCCATTCGAAAATATCTAAGGGACATGCATCTTCCCTTTTGCACTGGCTGCGGCAACACAACAGTGATGAATTGTTTCCTCAGAGCCGTTCACGAATTAGGCTATAAAGACCTCCGCAAGTTTGTGTTCTGTAGCGGAATCGGATGTGCAGCTTGGATTCCATCTCCATACTTCAAGGCAGACTCCATCCACACAACCCATGGCAGAAGCATACCAGCTGCAACAGGAGTAAAGCTTGTTCGACCAACACTGAACGTTGTAGTTTTCGGTGGAGACGGAGACCTCGTAGGAATCGGCCTAAGCCACCTAATCCACGCAGCACGCAGAAACCTTGACATCACCGTCATCATGGTGAACAACATGATTTACGGAATGACAGGCGGCCAAATGGCTCCGACAACCCCGTTCAAAGCAAAAACCACCACTACTCCATATGGAAATTTCGAACACCCCTTCGATACTACCCGTCTCATAGTTGCGGCTGGAGCTTGCTACGCGGCTCGTTGGACAACCTTTCACGTTGAACAACTAAGAGAAGCTATGAAAAAAGCCCTCACTACCAAAGGCTTCGCCTTCATTGAAGCAGTCAGCCAATGTCCAACAGCGTTCGGGAGAAGAGTTGGGTTAAAGACAGCCAAGGAGTTGCTCCAGTGGTTCAAAGAAAACTCTGTGCCACTTCAAGAAGCTGAAAGAACGGCTGAGAAAGACTTAGCTGGAAAGATTGTGGTAGGAGAATTCGTGTGCCGAGAGCTTCCAACGTTAACCGAGATCGTTCATGAGACCATAAAGGAGGCAACAAATGATGCCTAAGCGCGTTGAGGTGAGGATCAGTGGGTTAGGAGGCCAAGGTGTTGTTCTGGCTGGAGAAATTCTGGGAAGAGCCGTGGTCTATGATGGAAAGTACGCAGTTCAAACTCAAAGCTATGGAGCTGAAGCGAGGGGAAGCGCTGCAAAAAGTGAAGTCATAATCTCTGACAAAAAAATAGGTTTTCCAAAAGTAAGAAAATGCGACATTTTAGTTACGATGAGCCAAAGTGCCTTGAACAAGCATTTAGACGATTTGAAAGAGAACGGGATCCTGCTTGTGGACAGAGACAAAGTCAAAGAAGTACCTAAAGTCGAGGCTAAGGTTTTCAGTGTTCCTGCAACTAGAATTGCGGAGACCGAGTTGAAGTCGAGAATCTATGCGAATGCCATTATGTTAGGTGCGTTAACAAAGATAACAGGCATAGTGAGCAAAGAAGCGGTTAAGAAAGCGATCGTTGACAGCGTTTCCAAGGAGACGAAAGAGAGAAATCTTGAAGGCTTTGGAAAAGGTCTTGGACTCGCTGAGTAGAAGAATTAAATGAATATAGCCATGTTGGAATTCCATGAAAAAATCACGAATGGTACATACGTCCAGAGGCTTTACCAAACAGACATACTAAACAACGAAAGGAACGCCCTCAGATCTGGTTTTTCGATCACCCATTGCAAAAGACGTTATCAACACAGGTTATGCTTCGTCGATGAATTTGCTCGGTTTAGGTATTTCCGGCGACAACCCTCTTCTCTCCCGTATCCCCGTTATAACATCCATCGCAATGCTTTCCGGCACCTTCTCCCAATGGTCGAACGTACACTGCCAGAACGCATGACCCGAAGTTGCAGACCTCATTTCTGCGGATAGACCGAAAGTTTCTGCCACTGGAATGTACCCGGTGATCATTGTTACGGGACCCTTCTGTTCAGAAGCCACGATTCTTCCACGCTTACGAATGATCATGCTACTCACGTCTCCAACCCACTGAGCAGAAACAGAGACACCGATCTTGTAAATGGGTTCTAGAAGAACCGGTTGTGCTGTGAGAAATGAGCCAAGGAGGGCTTTTCGTGTGGCTGGCATGACTTGCGCTGGTCCACGATGCACCGGATCTTCATGCAACCGAACATCTGTAAGCTTAATTTTTAAACCTCGAATTGGTTCTTCGCAGAGTGGCCCATTTTGACAAGCCCATCTGAACCCAGCGATAATCATGTCTCTGGCTTCTCGAAGAAATTGTATCCCCTTTGTTAAGTCGAGCAGAATGTTTTTGTGTTCCTCAAGAGCCCAAACATTTCTTGTTTCTTCAGTTGGCCAGTTGGCCTGCGACTTTAACACGGCCCCAATCTTTTTCCGCCCCATTTCCTCTCTAAGCTCTCCATTGTCAATCAATTCCATCACTTTCTCATCGAGTGGTTCCACTTGTAACCAGAATCGATTGTGTTTATTGGGGCTTTTTCCCATCGCCTTTATACCCTGTCCAGCGGTGCTTTCTCGATAGACAACAATCGGACGAGATGTCAGGATTTCTAACCCGCCTCCATATTGCTTA contains:
- a CDS encoding 2-oxoacid:ferredoxin oxidoreductase subunit beta — translated: MHLPFCTGCGNTTVMNCFLRAVHELGYKDLRKFVFCSGIGCAAWIPSPYFKADSIHTTHGRSIPAATGVKLVRPTLNVVVFGGDGDLVGIGLSHLIHAARRNLDITVIMVNNMIYGMTGGQMAPTTPFKAKTTTTPYGNFEHPFDTTRLIVAAGACYAARWTTFHVEQLREAMKKALTTKGFAFIEAVSQCPTAFGRRVGLKTAKELLQWFKENSVPLQEAERTAEKDLAGKIVVGEFVCRELPTLTEIVHETIKEATNDA
- a CDS encoding 2-oxoacid:ferredoxin oxidoreductase subunit gamma — protein: MPKRVEVRISGLGGQGVVLAGEILGRAVVYDGKYAVQTQSYGAEARGSAAKSEVIISDKKIGFPKVRKCDILVTMSQSALNKHLDDLKENGILLVDRDKVKEVPKVEAKVFSVPATRIAETELKSRIYANAIMLGALTKITGIVSKEAVKKAIVDSVSKETKERNLEGFGKGLGLAE
- a CDS encoding 2-oxoacid:acceptor oxidoreductase subunit alpha, encoding MQGNQACAEAAITAGCKFFAGYPITPATEIAEHLAKRLPQTGGIAIQMEDELAALSAVIGASWAGAKAMTATSGPGFSLMQENIGYAFMTETPCVIANIQRAGPSTGQATKCAQGDVMQTRWGTHGDYTPIVLSPNSVQEMYNLTIRAFNLAETHRTPVILLADEIIAHMREKITIPPSNKIKIINRKKPKKTDKTFFNTEEIPPMPSVGDGFNVPVTGSTHNKHGHRYTADPNVHRQLVERLAEKINKNANQIINFESHNIENCEIIIISYGCTSRAVHETIELAEKRGINAGSIRLKTLWPFPEKIIQTIAKNAKMIFVPEMNLRQIFYEVERTVHGAVPVLPINKIGGGEMITPEELLTKITKSVNNIE